The genomic window GGTGTTGAAACATATCGCAAACGCCTGCCACGTGAATTCAGCCTGGAAATTGAGGAAATAGCGCTGGGCCAGCGTGGCAAGAATGCCGATGTGACCAAGGCGCGATTGCAGGAAGCAGAACGTATCAAAGCCAGACTTAAAGGCGATGAATACCTTGTGGCACTGGAAGTCAAGGGCAAGGCCTGGTCAACGCCGCAGCTGGCCAGTGAAGCTGACCAGTGGCGAATGCAGGCTAAGGATGTCGTGCTGTTGGTGGGAGGGCCGGATGGATTAGACCCTGCACTTTCGGCACAGGCAGATGCCGCCTGGTCGCTTTCACCCCTCACATTACCTCACCCGCTGGTGCGTATCATGTTGGCTGAGCAGCTTTACCGTGCCTGGACGCTACTTGTTGGGCACCCTTATCATCGTTAAACACATTATCGTTAGATACTTAATCATTAAATACAACAGGCAGTGGCGTTAAGGAAATGGCGTTTGGATAAAGCTCCATTGTTGATCGCCGCTGCCGGTTAAGTGAGAAACTGGTTGCCTAATGCCGCAGCGCCCCGAGACATTGAAAAACAGTGAGACTGAGCTACAGATTTTCCGGGTACGCGCCTTCCTCGCTATCTTGGTTGTCATTGTGCTGACGGGTCTCTTGATGGGGCGTCTGGGCTATCTTCAGGTTGTTCAGCATGACCTTTACAGCACCCGTTCGGAAAATAACCGGGTGCGCGTTGAGCCACTGCCACCCACCCGAGGGCTGATATTTGACCGCAATGGTGAAATGCTGGCTGAAAACCGCCCTACCTATAACCTCACCCTTGTGCGTGAACGCGTCGATGACCTTGATGAAACCCTGGGCTTTCTGATCGAGTTGTTGGCCTTGCCGGATGAGGAGGTTGAGGCGTTCAAGCAACGCTCGCGCCAGCGTCAGCGGCCTTATCAGCCAGCGCTATTGATGAGTGATCTGACCGAGACCCAAATTGCCAGACTTTCAGTCAATCGCCACCGTTTGCCGGGGGTCGAAGTTGAAGCTCAGCTGTTGCGCTACTATCCCGACGCCGAAATCATGGCTCATGCGCTGGGTTACGTTGGGCGCATCAATGCTGACGAACTTAAATCCCTTGACCTTGGTAGCTATGCAGGCACGCACTTTATCGGCAAGACCGGGGTGGAGCGCTTTTACGAAACTGAACTGCATGGTGAAGCAGGCTTACGCAAAGTGGAAACCAATGCCCGTGGGCGTGTGTTGCGTGAGCTGGGTAAGAACGACCCTGTTCCTGGAAAAAACCTGACTCTGACGATTGATAAAGAGCTACAGATGTTGGCTTATGAACTGCTGGACGGCCGGCGAGGTTCCATCGTCGCCATTGAGCCGGCTAGCGGCGATATTCTGGCGATGGTGTCTGTGCCGGGGTTTGACAGCAATCAGTTTGTCACCGGCATCAGCGTCGAGAACTACCGTGGTCTTCAGCAGGATCTGGATTTGCCGCTATTTAACCGCGCCATTCGCGGACATTATCCGCCCGGTTCGACGATCAAGCCTTTTCTGGCTCTGGCCGGGCTGCGCGAAGGTGTTCGCACACCCAGTACCACCATTAACGACCCGGGCTACTACCAGCTGCCCAACGACTCACGGCGCTACCGTAACTGGCTGCGCTGGGGGCATGGGCGGGTTGATCTTGAGCGTTCGATTGCGGTCTCGAATAACACCTATTATTACTCGCTTGCTCATGACCTAGGCATTGACCGCCTACATGAACAGATGAGTGCCTTTGGGTTTGGTCAGCGCGTTGCCCATGATGTACAAGGTGAAAGTGATGCTTTGATGCCTTCCCGTGAGTGGAAGCAGGCACGCTACAACCAGCCCTGGTACCCAGGAGAAACCCTCTCGGTCGGCATAGGGCAAGGCTATTGGCAGATTACGCCGCTACAGCTGGCCACCGCTACGGCAACATTGGCCAATCGCGGTAAATGGGTCAAGCCGCACCTGGCCCGCATGATCGGTGATACACCTCTGCCTGAAGTGCTACCTGAGACGCCTGCTGATATCGAGCTTAGCAGTGACAGCTGGTGGGACGATGTATTTCAAGGTATGGAAAAAGTGCTGACGGGGCGTGAAGGTACGGCGCGTCGCACTGGCGTAGGGCTTGACTATCGAATGGGCGGTAAATCCGGTACGGCTCAGGTGTTTTCGCTTGGCCAGGATCAGCGTTATGACGCCGAAGAACTGGAAGAGCGCTTGCGCGACCACGCCCTGTTCATGGCCTTTGCGCCCTTGGAAAATCCTCAGATTGCGGTGTCAGTGATTGTTGAAAACGCTGGCGGTGGCAGCACCCATGCCGCGCATCTTGCCCGTGCCATGACTGATGCCTGGTTACTGGAAGATGAGACACCTGACGTTGAAGAGGTGCGCGAGATCCTGGAGCAGGATGACGCCAACCTTGATGGATAAAGGATACTAACGCATGGCCTGGCAAAAGCTGACACGTCCTTTGCGACGCTACCCCGTTAGGCCACCTGACAGTGGGATCGCGCGGCGTAAAAGTTTCTGGGAGAAAATCCATATTGACCCAGTGCTGGTCGGATTGCTGCTGGTGTTGATGGCCTCTGGTCTGGTGGTGCTGTACAGCGCCTCCGGTCAGCGCATTGACGTCGTTTACGCTCAGGGTATCCGCTTTATTGTGGCGCTGGTCGGGATGCTGGTGATTGCCCAGCTTTCACCGACGACCTTTTTACGCTGGGCGCCCGCTGCGTATCTGGTTGGGGTAATGATGCTGCTGGCCGTGGAGTTTTTCGGTGATATGGGGATGGGCGCGCAGCGTTGGCTGGTGATTCCCGGAGTGATACGCTTTCAACCGTCAGAAATGATGAAGCTGGCTGTTCCACTGATGGTGGCTGCCTATCTGAATCGCTGCCAGTTGCCTCCGCGTCTGCGCGATATTGTGGTCTGCGCTATCATCATCGGTATACCGGTGGTGTTGATTGCGACACAGCCGGATCTGGGGACTTCCTTGCTGGTGGCCAGTGCCGCTGTGATTGTGGTTTTGCTGGCGGGACTTTCCTGGCGCCTGATTACTTTTGCCGCTGCCTTGTTGGCTTCGGCACTGCCGTTTTTGTGGATGAGTCTGCATAATTATCAGCGCCAGCGAGTGCTGACCTTTCTGAACCCGGATTCTGATCCTTTGGGGGCCGGTTGGAATATCATCCAGTCGACCACTGCGATTGGCAGCGGTGGGGTATGGGGGAAAGGCTGGCTACAGGGAACCCAGTCACAGCTGGAGTTTCTGCCCGAGCGTCATACTGACTTCATCATTGCCGTGCTGGGGGAAGAGTTTGGCCTGGTAGGGATGCTGCTGACCCTGATGCTGTACTTTCTGATTGTCTCCCGTGGCCTATGGCTGGCGGGAGCTTCCCAGGATACTTTCGGGCGTCTGGTGGCAGGCAGTATCATTCTGACCTTTTTTATTTATGTCTTTGTTAATGTTGGTATGGTCAGCGGGATTCTGCCTGTAGTCGGGGTGCCTTTGCCGCTGGTCAGTTATGGCGGCACATCCAGCGTTACCCTGCTGGCGGGTTTTGGTATTCTTATGTCCATTCATGCGCATCGCAGGCTTTTGCCGCGTTAATGCATACAACGATAATCTCTAAGGAGTCGCATTGATGACAAGGGCCAAGGGAGGCTTTCGGCGCGCCTGTGTAATGATGCTGCTGATGGGGGGAAGCGTGTCCAGCGCTGCGGCCAGTACGCCTGAGGTGGTGAGTTTTCATCCTGACCACCACCCTGATACGGCGGCCCTGGTATCTGAACTGATGGCACAGGGCCTGTCACAAGAGTGGCTATACGATGTTCTGGCGCGGACGTTTTATCGTCAAGAGGTGCTGGATGCCATGGAAGGTGCTGCAGAGCGTCGCCTGGTATGGCACGAGTATCGCAATATCTTCCTGAAAGATGAGCGTATTGAGCAGGGCGCTGATTTTATGCGCCTGCACTTGCCAACCCTGGAGCGCGCTACTGAACAGTACGGAGTGCCTGCAGAAATCATTACCGCCATTATTGGTGTGGAAACCTACTATGGGCGCTTTAAAGGCAAACACCCGGTACTTGATTCTCTCGCCACCCTGGGGTTTCACCATCCTACTCGTGGACGTTTCTTCCGCGGCGAACTAGCCGCCATGCTGAAAATTGCCTATGAACAAGGCGTTGATCCGGCCGAGCTGAGAGGTTCATATGCCGGGGCGATGGGCTACCCTCAGTTCATACCCACTAGTTATCAGGCGTATGCGGTGGATTTCGATCAGGACGGCATTCGTGATCTGTGGAATAACCCGATAGATGCCATTGGTAGTGTTGCCAACTACTTTGCTGAGCATAAATGGCAAGCTGGGGAGCCGGTCTATCAGCAGGCTGAAGGGCCGCCAAGCCCGCCTGAAACGCTTGAGTTCAACCAGTCCAGTACGCCCACCCTGACTTTGAACGAGGTAATGGAGGCGGGTATAACCCCCCAAGGGCAGGGGGCTGAAAATTTTATGTCCGACCCTGAACGGCGGGTGGTTCCGCTGTATCTGGATATAAGTGAGGACGTGCAGGATTATCGGTTGGGTGGCTTTAACTTCTACGTAATTATGCGTTATAACCATAGTCATCTTTATGCAATGGCGGTTACCGAGTTAGCACAAGCCATTGCGGAAAAGGCGGCAGTGGAAGACATCAGTACTCTGGAGGGGACAAGAAGTGACACCATGGCGAGTGAAAAGGATATCCAATGAGTAAGCAAGCCCCCACTCTTGGTTGTAAGGGGAGTCTTCCAGCCTGGCTGGCGCCTGGGGCTATGACATTTGCCTTGATGATGACAGGTTGTGCCAGTAAGGCGCCACCACCAGCTCCGGCTACCGCTGAGCCACCCGAACTGACGGGCGGTGGGCGTTATGCCATCAGCGCTGATGCCTATCCGCTTGACCCGCCGGATGTGTCTCAGGTGCCGAATGCTGAACCGAGAGTAGAGCCGCTTTCCCGCGCTGGCAATCGTCCAAGCTATGAAGTGTGGGGCAAGGTCTATCAGGTGCTACCGAGTGCCAGAGGCTATGTGCAGGAAGGCACGGCTTCCTGGTATGGCGAAAAGTTTCATGGCTATGCCACGTCCAACGGTGAAATCTACGATATGTATAAAATGTCGGCCGCCCACCGCTCGCTGCCCTTACCCACCTTTGCCAGGGTGACCAGTCTGGATAGCGGTAATTCTGTTATCGTCCGTATCAACGACAGAGGGCCTTTTCATAGCGAGCGTGAAATTGATCTTTCCTATGCCGCGGCCTATCAACTTGGTTTTACCGAGGCCGGAACAGGGCGGGTAAGAGTCGAGGCAATCGACCCGCAGGAGCTGACGTTAGCCTCATCTGCAAGCGCGGTTCAGACACCAGAAAGCCAAATATTAGATACCCGTACCGATTCATCGGGATATCTGCAAGTAGCCGCGTTGAGTGATCGTGGCAGTGCGACACAGCTGAAGCGCCAGTTGGAAAGTCGCCTTGATCAGAACGTCAGGATAGCTGATGACGGCGGTGTCTATCGCGTTCAGGTAGGCCCGGTAGGCCACCAGCAGGAAGAGTTGGCGCTGCGTGAGACGCTACGTCAAGCGGGCTACCCGCAAGCATTTATTGTAAAGTAAGCCATAAAGTACATAGTTCCTTTGTATGCCTCTTGTGAGGCCAATGATTTTAACGAGATATTTTTAGTTATGAAGACGATTTCAACGCTGTTTAAAAAGGTACCACTACCGGATCTATCACGTCTTGGTCGCAGGTTTTCGCTCTCTCTGCGACTAAGACGCGCAAGCCTTGTTGTTGGCGCAGGCGTGATGACCACAGTGTTGGCAGTAACCGCCAATGCCCAGGCGATTCCCCAGCCTCAGACGATTATTCCCTCGCCGCCCCAGCTGGCTGCCAAGTCGTGGATTCTGATGGACGCCAATAGCGGCCACGTATTGGCAGCACATAAACCGGATGAGCAGCTGCCGCCTGCTAGCCTAACCAAGCTGATGACGGCCTATCTGGTTGAGCGCGAACTGGACCGCGGTACCATCAAGCCCAACGATATGGTCAATATCAGCGAAAAGGCCTGGCGTACCGGTGGTTCCAAGATGTTTATTGAGGTGGGTACCCAGGTGTCGGTGGATGACCTCTTGCACGGTATCATCATTGTCTCGGGTAACGATGCCAGTGTGGCCATGGCAGAGCATCTGGCCGGGGGAGAAGTGCCTTTTGCGGACCTGATGAACCAGCATGCCACTCGCTTGGGAATGCATAACACCAATTTTGAAAACCCGACTGGGCTTCCGGGCGAAAATCATTATTCAAGTGCAAGGGATATGGCGTTGCTCGCCCAGTACATTATCAATGACTATCCTGAGCACTATGCGATTTATTCTCAGCGAGCCTTTTCATTTGGCGGGATTGATCAGCCTAACCGTAACCGTCTGCTGTGGCGCGACCCAACCGTGGATGGCCTGAAAACCGGCTGGACCTCTGAGGCGGGTTATGGTCTGGTGGCGTCAGCTGAGCGTGATGGTATGCGTCTGGTGTCGGTGGTGATGGGTACCAACTCTGAGGAAGCCCGCGCTCAGGAAACTCAGAAACTGCTCAGCTACGGTTATCGTTTTTACGAAACGCTGCCGATCTATGAGCAGGATGAAGTGCTGGCTTCGCCGCGCATCTGGGGCGGCGCCAGCAATGAAGTCAGCGCGGGTGTCGGCGATGAAGTTCATGTCACCCTGCCGCGCAACCGTAACGAGGAATTACGTGCCAGACTGAACTTGAATCGTGATCTGATGGCCCCCATCTCAAAAGGTGATCAGGTAGGCCAGTTGGAAATTGTGCTTGGTGAAGACGTGGTGGGAGCGCGCACCCTTGTTGCGCTGGAAGACGTTGAAGAGGGTGGCCTGTTCAAGCGTCTACTGGATCAGGTGCGGCGTTTCTTTAGCGGCTTGATCAGTGGGTTTCTGGACTAGCCGCCAGAAAGTGACTTTTTTCTCACCGGAGGGTTCCCTCTGGTAAGCTGAACGGCCTGGAAACTCCAGGTCGTTTTTGTTGATAAACCGTTTGGATGTTGCGATGAAATCAAGTGGTAAAAAAACGTTTCGGGATATGCGTCAGCCGGTGACTAATGACCCTTCGGCAGCCAAAATTACCTTCCCCTGTGATTATCCTATCAAGGTGGTTGGTGATGCGGCCGACGACTTTGCAGAAGCCGTATGTAAGGTGGTAGAAACCCACTCGCCAGCATTTGATGCCAGTACGGTGGTCGTGGTGGATAGCCGCAATGGCCGTTTTCAATCCGTCCGGCTGACGATTCAGGCCACCAGCGAGGAGCAGATCAAGCGGCTATTTGTCGACCTTAAGGCCACTGGCCGCGTGCATATGGTGCTGTGATGGATAAACAGTCCATTGAGTTACACCTGTTGGGGATGCGTCCCTATCTGCCCGTCTGGGAGGCCATGCGTTCACTGACGGATACCCGTGACGCTGGAACGCCCGATCAGTTCTGGTTGGTGGAACATGAGCCTGTTTTCACCCAAGGGCGCGCCGGTAAACCTGAGCACCTTTTGATGCCAGGCGATATTCCTGTGGTGCATACCGACCGTG from Halomonas sp. CH40 includes these protein-coding regions:
- the mrdA gene encoding penicillin-binding protein 2, yielding MPQRPETLKNSETELQIFRVRAFLAILVVIVLTGLLMGRLGYLQVVQHDLYSTRSENNRVRVEPLPPTRGLIFDRNGEMLAENRPTYNLTLVRERVDDLDETLGFLIELLALPDEEVEAFKQRSRQRQRPYQPALLMSDLTETQIARLSVNRHRLPGVEVEAQLLRYYPDAEIMAHALGYVGRINADELKSLDLGSYAGTHFIGKTGVERFYETELHGEAGLRKVETNARGRVLRELGKNDPVPGKNLTLTIDKELQMLAYELLDGRRGSIVAIEPASGDILAMVSVPGFDSNQFVTGISVENYRGLQQDLDLPLFNRAIRGHYPPGSTIKPFLALAGLREGVRTPSTTINDPGYYQLPNDSRRYRNWLRWGHGRVDLERSIAVSNNTYYYSLAHDLGIDRLHEQMSAFGFGQRVAHDVQGESDALMPSREWKQARYNQPWYPGETLSVGIGQGYWQITPLQLATATATLANRGKWVKPHLARMIGDTPLPEVLPETPADIELSSDSWWDDVFQGMEKVLTGREGTARRTGVGLDYRMGGKSGTAQVFSLGQDQRYDAEELEERLRDHALFMAFAPLENPQIAVSVIVENAGGGSTHAAHLARAMTDAWLLEDETPDVEEVREILEQDDANLDG
- a CDS encoding D-alanyl-D-alanine carboxypeptidase translates to MTTVLAVTANAQAIPQPQTIIPSPPQLAAKSWILMDANSGHVLAAHKPDEQLPPASLTKLMTAYLVERELDRGTIKPNDMVNISEKAWRTGGSKMFIEVGTQVSVDDLLHGIIIVSGNDASVAMAEHLAGGEVPFADLMNQHATRLGMHNTNFENPTGLPGENHYSSARDMALLAQYIINDYPEHYAIYSQRAFSFGGIDQPNRNRLLWRDPTVDGLKTGWTSEAGYGLVASAERDGMRLVSVVMGTNSEEARAQETQKLLSYGYRFYETLPIYEQDEVLASPRIWGGASNEVSAGVGDEVHVTLPRNRNEELRARLNLNRDLMAPISKGDQVGQLEIVLGEDVVGARTLVALEDVEEGGLFKRLLDQVRRFFSGLISGFLD
- the rodA gene encoding rod shape-determining protein RodA is translated as MAWQKLTRPLRRYPVRPPDSGIARRKSFWEKIHIDPVLVGLLLVLMASGLVVLYSASGQRIDVVYAQGIRFIVALVGMLVIAQLSPTTFLRWAPAAYLVGVMMLLAVEFFGDMGMGAQRWLVIPGVIRFQPSEMMKLAVPLMVAAYLNRCQLPPRLRDIVVCAIIIGIPVVLIATQPDLGTSLLVASAAVIVVLLAGLSWRLITFAAALLASALPFLWMSLHNYQRQRVLTFLNPDSDPLGAGWNIIQSTTAIGSGGVWGKGWLQGTQSQLEFLPERHTDFIIAVLGEEFGLVGMLLTLMLYFLIVSRGLWLAGASQDTFGRLVAGSIILTFFIYVFVNVGMVSGILPVVGVPLPLVSYGGTSSVTLLAGFGILMSIHAHRRLLPR
- the mltB gene encoding lytic murein transglycosylase B, with translation MTRAKGGFRRACVMMLLMGGSVSSAAASTPEVVSFHPDHHPDTAALVSELMAQGLSQEWLYDVLARTFYRQEVLDAMEGAAERRLVWHEYRNIFLKDERIEQGADFMRLHLPTLERATEQYGVPAEIITAIIGVETYYGRFKGKHPVLDSLATLGFHHPTRGRFFRGELAAMLKIAYEQGVDPAELRGSYAGAMGYPQFIPTSYQAYAVDFDQDGIRDLWNNPIDAIGSVANYFAEHKWQAGEPVYQQAEGPPSPPETLEFNQSSTPTLTLNEVMEAGITPQGQGAENFMSDPERRVVPLYLDISEDVQDYRLGGFNFYVIMRYNHSHLYAMAVTELAQAIAEKAAVEDISTLEGTRSDTMASEKDIQ
- a CDS encoding DUF493 domain-containing protein; protein product: MKSSGKKTFRDMRQPVTNDPSAAKITFPCDYPIKVVGDAADDFAEAVCKVVETHSPAFDASTVVVVDSRNGRFQSVRLTIQATSEEQIKRLFVDLKATGRVHMVL
- the rlmH gene encoding 23S rRNA (pseudouridine(1915)-N(3))-methyltransferase RlmH — translated: MKLRMLAVGNKMPAWVEEGVETYRKRLPREFSLEIEEIALGQRGKNADVTKARLQEAERIKARLKGDEYLVALEVKGKAWSTPQLASEADQWRMQAKDVVLLVGGPDGLDPALSAQADAAWSLSPLTLPHPLVRIMLAEQLYRAWTLLVGHPYHR